The proteins below are encoded in one region of Flavobacterium nackdongense:
- a CDS encoding LacI family DNA-binding transcriptional regulator, which yields MKKKVTLKQIAKELDVSISTVSKSLRNSLEIGEETRLKVQAFAKFYHYKPNNIALSLKNRKTKTIGIIIPEIVHHFFSTVINGVEHVANEHGYSVIICLSDDSFDKEVLNMEMLANGSIDGFIMSLSKETQFKGDYHHITEVISQGMPVVMFDRVTNDILCDKVIINDELAAYEAVQSLIDKGRKKIALVTTVDYVSVGKFRTDGYIKALRDNSLPFDENLIIKIENVDNCEIIIGQLIEDKAIDAVFAVNELFAVTIIKMAHKIGIKVPEDLAVIAFTDGIISKYSTPTISTVSQNGAEMGSVAAKILIERLEAEEENESEDEQEEIYKTVVIETHLIERESTL from the coding sequence ATGAAAAAGAAGGTAACCTTAAAACAAATCGCAAAAGAACTCGACGTATCGATTTCGACGGTTTCAAAATCATTAAGAAACAGTCTCGAAATTGGCGAAGAAACGAGACTCAAAGTGCAGGCTTTTGCTAAATTCTACCATTACAAGCCCAATAATATTGCGCTAAGTTTAAAAAACCGGAAGACAAAAACCATCGGGATTATTATTCCTGAAATCGTACACCACTTTTTTTCTACCGTCATCAATGGCGTAGAACACGTGGCCAACGAACACGGATACAGCGTGATCATTTGCTTGTCGGACGATTCCTTTGATAAAGAAGTGCTCAATATGGAAATGCTCGCCAATGGCAGCATCGACGGGTTTATCATGTCACTTTCTAAAGAAACCCAATTCAAAGGCGATTACCATCATATTACAGAAGTAATTAGCCAAGGCATGCCCGTGGTTATGTTTGATAGAGTGACCAATGATATCCTTTGCGACAAAGTCATTATCAACGACGAATTGGCCGCTTACGAAGCCGTACAAAGTTTGATAGACAAAGGAAGAAAGAAAATCGCGCTGGTCACTACGGTAGATTACGTAAGCGTAGGTAAGTTTAGAACCGATGGTTACATCAAAGCACTAAGAGACAATAGCTTGCCCTTTGACGAAAATTTAATTATAAAAATTGAAAATGTCGATAACTGCGAAATTATAATTGGCCAACTGATCGAAGACAAGGCCATCGATGCTGTATTTGCAGTAAACGAACTCTTTGCTGTGACCATCATCAAAATGGCGCATAAAATAGGCATAAAAGTCCCTGAAGACCTAGCAGTTATTGCCTTTACTGATGGAATTATATCCAAATATTCAACTCCTACTATCTCGACAGTAAGCCAAAACGGTGCCGAAATGGGTAGCGTTGCCGCCAAAATCCTCATCGAAAGACTAGAAGCAGAAGAAGAAAACGAATCGGAAGACGAACAAGAAGAAATATACAAAACGGTTGTCATCGAAACCCATTTGATCGAAAGAGAATCGACTCTTTAA